A single genomic interval of Zingiber officinale cultivar Zhangliang chromosome 4A, Zo_v1.1, whole genome shotgun sequence harbors:
- the LOC121972294 gene encoding ABC transporter G family member 28-like → MPVWRVSAAVSLAALAAAAFLLLLPLGRCQSFGGVGLAPAQVLAPSLWQLNDAVDNVTQSLFPIVKARFGFCVGDAQKDWDRTFNYSGNMDFMENCAATTPDVTGRLCTAAEVRLYFDSFVESGGSTNYMKPNKNCNSSSWVSGCEPGWASSVPDNENVDLRDSERLPSRNLNSKPCCAGFYCPYGITCMIPCPLGAYCPLATHNVTTGRCDPYNYQLSPENNSCGGANIWVDVDHSRDLFCPAGDFCPSTISKKNCSKGHYCRMGSTYETSCFLSSSCDANSEKQNITIFGALVMAALVLWLLIIYNFSDRILSHRERRRAKSRETAAKVAREAAQARERWKAAKNIAVDIQRQISRTISRKRSNKLPVGPASTSEIEEIGVPCHVAQPSELNYSDNAGGHPSEKNPKKNSTKGIHKHTRTQIFKYAYGEIEKEKVQHQERKNLTFSGVISMATKTQARTRPVIEIAFKDLTIVLKTNKKQLLRSVTGKLTPGHVTAIMGPSGAGKTTFLNALAGKLSGCQTTGLVLVNGKVQPIQSYKKIIGFVPQDDIVHGNLTVEENLWFSANCRLSAKMSKADRVLIVERNIESLGLQSIRNSLVGTVEKRGISGGQRKRVNVGLEMVMEPSLLLLDEPTSGLDSSSSLLLMRALRREALEGVNISMVVHQPSYTLFNMFDDLILLAKGGLVAYQGPVKKVEDYFAGLEIKVPDRVNPPDYFIDILEGMVKLNTSWGLKSSQLPVLWMLHNGYTVPPDMQNELNSVAPFRTNSSEDGSVEESVVTDDVWGNVKGALEEKKEHLENIFPKFKDLADRRTPSKLYQYKYYLGRVSKQRLREATAQAVDYLILGLAGVCLGILAKSSNDSNLGAAGYTYTIIAVSLLGQIGALRSFSLEKLQYLRERRSGISSLAYFLARDTVDHFNTVVKPVVYLSMFYFFSAPRSTFADNYIILLALVYCVTGIGYTFAICFQPGSAQLWSALLPVVLTLMATQRRGSQILANICYPKWALEAFLIVNAKRYSGVWLITRCGVLQNFHYDINHFGRCLTVLFLYGFLFRCIAFLCLVLLNKK, encoded by the exons ATGCCCGTTTGGCGGGTTTCCGCTGCTGTCAGCCTCGCCGCCCTCGCTGCCGCTGCTTTCCTACTCCTCCTCCCCTTGGGCCGTTGCCAGAGCTTCGGAGGAGTCGGCCTTGCGCCGGCGCAGGTGCTGGCTCCGTCACTGTGGCAGCTTAATGACGCCGTCGATAACGTCACACAGAGCTTGTTTCCGATCGTCAAAGCCCGCTTCGGCTTCTGCGTCGGCGATGC GCAGAAGGATTGGGATCGGACGTTCAATTACAGCGGGAATATGGATTTCATGGAGAACTGCGCGGCCACGACTCCTG ATGTAACTGGACGCTTATGTACAGCAGCTGAGGTTAGGCTCTACTTCGACAGTTTCGTGGAGAGCGGAGGAAGTACCAACTACATGAAACCCAACAAAAATTGTAACTCCAGTTCATGGGTTTCTGGATGTGAGCCAGGATGGGCGAGCAGCGTCCCTGACAATGAGAACGTTGATCTTCGAGATTCTGAGCGACTACCTTCGAGAAATCTCAACAGCAAACCATGCTGCGCCGGCTTTTATTGCCCTTATGGTATTACTTGCATGATAC CTTGTCCCTTGGGTGCATACTGCCCGCTTGCCACACATAATGTAACTACTGGTCGTTGTGATCC ATACAATTACCAGTTATCCCCTGAGAACAATTCTTGTGGTGGTGCAAATATCTGGGTCGATGTCGATCATAGCCGTGATCTATTCTGCCCGGCAGGAGACTTCTGTCCGAGCACCATCTCGAAAAAAAATTGTAGTAAGGG GCATTATTGTCGGATGGGTTCGACTTACGAGACAA GTTGCTTCTTATCTAGCTCGTGCGATGCAAATTCTGAAAAACAAAATATTACTATTTTTGGTGCTTTAGTAATG GCTGCATTGGTTTTATGGTTGTTGATAATATACAACTTCTCTGATAGAATTCTCTCTCACCGTGAAAGAAGACGAGCTAAATCCAGGGAAACTGCCGCAAAGGTAGCTAGAGAAGCTGCACAAGCTCGTGAAAGGTGGAAAGCCGCAAAAAATATTGCAGTTGATATTCAACGTCAGATATCTCGCACAATTTCAAGGAAAAGATCCAATAAACTTCCAGTTGGTCCTGCATCAACATCAGAGATTGAAGAAATTGGTGTTCCTTGTCATGTGGCACAGCCATCTGAATTAAACTACTCTGACAATGCTGGAGGTCATCCTTCGGAAAAGAACCCCAAAAAGAACTCAACCAAAGGAATCCATAAGCATACTCGAACCCAAATTTTCAAGTATGCCTACGGCGAAATCGAAAAGGAGAAAGTTCAGCATCAGGAAAGAAAGAACTTAACCTTCTCAGGAGTAATCTCTATGGCCACGAAAACTCAGGCCAGAACGAGGCCAGTCATAGAGATCGCTTTCAAGGATCTAACCATAGTTCTTAAAACAAACAAGAAGCAACTTCTGAGGAGTGTGACTGGGAAACTTACTCCTGGCCATGTGACTGCAATCATGGGTCCATCTGGTGCGGGGAAAACTACCTTCCTTAATGCTCTGGCAGGAAAATTATCCGGGTGTCAAACAACTGGATTAGTTCTGGTAAATGGAAAGGTTCAACCTATCCAATCGTACAAAAAGATCATCGGTTTCGTGCCACAAGATGATATTGTTCATGGAAACTTGACAGTAGAGGAAAATCTCTGGTTCAGTGCTAACTGTAG actTTCTGCGAAAATGTCAAAAGCCGACAGAGTTCTAATTGTCGAGAGAAACATAGAGTCTCTGGGGTTGCAATCCATACGAAACTCCTTGGTTGGAACAGTAGAGAAGCGTGGAATCTCTGGCGGACAGAGGAAGCGTGTAAATGTTGGGCTGGAAATGGTTATGGAGCCTTCTCTTTTGTTACTGGATGAACCAACATCAGGCCTGGACAGTTCTTCGTCTCTGCTGCTAATGAGAGCACTTCGGCGCGAGGCACTCGAAGGGGTAAACATCAGCATGGTCGTTCACCAGCCCAG CTATACTCTGTTCAACATGTTCGACGATTTAATACTTTTGGCAAAAGGAGGTTTAGTTGCATATCAAGGGCCAGTGAAGAAAGTCGAAGATTACTTTGCAGGCCTAGAAATTAAAGTGCCTGATCGTGTTAATCCTCCTGACTACTTCATTGACATTCTGGAGGGTATGGTGAAGCTGAACACGAGTTGGGGCCTTAAATCCAGTCAGCTGCCGGTTTTATGGATGTTGCACAACGGCTACACTGTGCCCCCTGATATGCAAAATGAACTAAACAGTGTCGCACCGTTTAGAACAAACTCTTCCGAGGATGGCTCAGTCGAGGAGTCTGTCGTCACCGATGATGTTTGGGGAAATGTAAAAGGCGCGCTGGAGGAAAAGAAAGAGCACTTGGAGAACATCTTTCCGAAATTCAAAGATTTAGCAGACCGAAGAACTCCCAGTAAACTTTACCAGTACAAGTACTATCTTGGAAG GGTGTCCAAGCAGCGACTGCGTGAAGCTACAGCACAAGCTGTTGACTATTTGATCCTAGGTCTTGCAGGAGTTTGTTTAGGGATACTTGCTAAATCATCAAACGACTCGAATCTAGGAGCTGCTGGTTACACCTACACAATTATAGCTGTTT CTCTGTTAGGTCAGATCGGTGCTTTGAGATCATTTTCACTAGAAAAGCTGCAGTATCTGAGAGAGAGAAGATCTGGAATTAGTTCACTTGCTTATTTTCTTGCAAGAGATACGGTCGACCATTTCAACACGGTAGTGAAGCCGGTAGTTTATCTCTCCATGTTCTATTTCTTCAGCGCCCCTAGATCGACATTTGCGGACAACTATATTATTTTGCTCGCCCTTGTTTACTGTGTAACTGGTATTGGTTACACTTTTGCTATCTGTTTCCAACCTGGTTCTGCCCAATTG TGGTCTGCTCTTCTTCCTGTCGTGTTGACTTTGATGGCAACTCAGCGGCGAGGCTCGCAAATATTAGCTAATATTTGCTACCCAAAGTGGGCGTTGGAGGCATTTCTCATCGTTAACGCTAAAAG GTATTCTGGTGTGTGGCTCATAACACGGTGCGGCGTGCTTCAGAATTTTCACTACGACATCAATCATTTCGGACGTTGCTTAACCGTCCTCTTTCTCTATGGTTTCCTCTTCCGCTGCATTGCCTTCCTCTGCTTGGTGCTGCTAAACAAGAAATGA